Sequence from the Clostridia bacterium genome:
CATTATTCGGCCAGAAATTTGTGTATGAAGAAATACCTTTAAGACTTGTTCCCTTTGATTATAATACTTATTTTAATTCTTCCTGCGTTTTTTTTACAGGTGTTACAAATGTCAGTACAGGCAGAAGCGAATATTTTAAGTTAAAGGATGATAAATATAAGTTTAATTTGTTTAGTGCAGTAGTACTCGAACACCATATGGTTTTAAAATATAAATTATGTTTCATATTGCAGAAATCTCTTCAGATATACAAAAGTATTATCCTTGATATTTCT
This genomic interval carries:
- a CDS encoding patatin-like phospholipase family protein produces the protein MTKTGLVLEGGGLRGMYTAGVLDAFLERNIKFDYGIGVSAGAAYGISYISKQKGRNLEVCEKYINDKRYVSIANLIKERALFGQKFVYEEIPLRLVPFDYNTYFNSSCVFFTGVTNVSTGRSEYFKLKDDKYKFNLFSAVVLEHHMVLKYKLCFILQKSLQIYKSIILDIS